A portion of the Camelus dromedarius isolate mCamDro1 chromosome 35, mCamDro1.pat, whole genome shotgun sequence genome contains these proteins:
- the LOC105085558 gene encoding transport and Golgi organization protein 1 homolog isoform X1, producing the protein MCIHKASCFMFMEHKKKMQGHHAASGSLKGEEANFQRQVKKVCFFDEIGGQRNMDTEEKMDMNGCELVGKQQLLAAEEKVKMAEEETQQYKRRFEECHRQMREAEITWRHQVALAEKKAQDSSLRPQELERENSELRREN; encoded by the exons ATGTGCATACACAAAGccagttgttttatgtttatggagcataaaaagaaaatgcaaggcCACCATGCTGCATCAGGATCTCTGAAAGGAGAGGAAGCCAATTTccaaaggcaggtgaagaaagtATGCTTCTTTGATGAAATCGGTGGTCAGAGAAATATGGACACTGAAGA gaagATGGACATGAACGGATgtgagctggtgggaaagcagcagctgttgGCAGCAGAGGAGAAGGTGAAAATGGCTGAAGAGGAGACACAACAGTACAA GAGAAGATTTGAAGAATGTCACAGGCAAATGCGGGAAGCAGAGATCACTTGGAGACACCAG GTGGCTCTTGCCGAGAAAAAGGCCCAAGACAGCTCG ctcaggcctcaggagctggagagggaaaacTCTGAgttgagaagggaaaactga
- the LOC105085558 gene encoding transport and Golgi organization protein 1 homolog isoform X2 translates to MCIHKASCFMFMEHKKKMQGHHAASGSLKGEEANFQRQMDMNGCELVGKQQLLAAEEKVKMAEEETQQYKRRFEECHRQMREAEITWRHQVALAEKKAQDSSLRPQELERENSELRREN, encoded by the exons ATGTGCATACACAAAGccagttgttttatgtttatggagcataaaaagaaaatgcaaggcCACCATGCTGCATCAGGATCTCTGAAAGGAGAGGAAGCCAATTTccaaaggcag ATGGACATGAACGGATgtgagctggtgggaaagcagcagctgttgGCAGCAGAGGAGAAGGTGAAAATGGCTGAAGAGGAGACACAACAGTACAA GAGAAGATTTGAAGAATGTCACAGGCAAATGCGGGAAGCAGAGATCACTTGGAGACACCAG GTGGCTCTTGCCGAGAAAAAGGCCCAAGACAGCTCG ctcaggcctcaggagctggagagggaaaacTCTGAgttgagaagggaaaactga